In Paenacidovorax monticola, the genomic window GCCCAGGTGGCGGAATTGGTAGACGCACTAGTTTCAGGTACTAGCGAGTAACATCGTGGAGGTTCGAGTCCTCTCCTGGGCACCAAAAGATTCAAAAGCCGTTGTACACACAACGGCTTTTTTGTTTTCCGGCCTCGTGGTGGAGCCTTCGGACACACGGCGCATGCGCCGCGCCACATGCCTCACTGGTCTGGAATGAGGCGCTTGCCCAGGCTCAGCGCCTCGTCCTGTGCGTAGCCCAGGCGCCCGTAGAAATCCACCACCTGCAGATTGCTGGTCCGCACCAGCACATTGAGCTTGGGACAGCCCAGGCCCAGCAGGCGCTCCTCCACCGCCGCCATCAGCGCGCGGCCAATCCCCCGGCCCTTGAGCTCCGGCGCGACCGCCAGGTAGTACACCGAGCCCCGGTGCCCGTCGTAGCCCGCCATGGCCGTCCCCACCAGCCGTGGCGGCGCATCGCCCAGCCCGGGCAGGCAGGCCACCAGGAACAGCTCGGGCTGCACCAGGCGCTTGCGCGCGATGTCCTTGTGGGGATCGTTCCAGGGGCGCAGCAGGCCGCAAGCCC contains:
- a CDS encoding GNAT family acetyltransferase, which codes for MASEGLEIRAFAAADQAAAVALWRACGLLRPWNDPHKDIARKRLVQPELFLVACLPGLGDAPPRLVGTAMAGYDGHRGSVYYLAVAPELKGRGIGRALMAAVEERLLGLGCPKLNVLVRTSNLQVVDFYGRLGYAQDEALSLGKRLIPDQ